The Pseudomonas sp. S06B 330 genome contains the following window.
CTTGCTCGAGAGCGGTCGTGTGCCGCTACCGATGGCTGAGGCCGCGCGCACGGCGGTAAGGCAGATCCGCGTGGCGCGGGTGTATGAGGCGCTGTACCTGCACACGCCGCAATCGCTTGATCTGGCCCGTGTGTGCCTGAAGCTGTGCGGCAAATTGCCGGGAGCCCCCGCCGGGCAGCGTTGGCGCTTGTTCGACGTAACCTTGCAGGGCCCGGCGCTGCTGGCAGTGGGCGAGGGTGAAGGTGACCGGTGCCTGGATATGCTGCACCACGCGGGCGACTTCCAGCTGTTTGATGATCAAGGCCGCTCGCTGGCCGGGCCGGGTGAGTTCTTTAGCGTTATGGCCGCAGGCTTTGATGATGCCGAGCGTGATGCCATGGACGTAAGCGAACCCTTTGCGCACAACCTGCGGGTGCTGTTGGCTGCGCAGGCCAAAGTCCAACGCCAGGAGGTCGGGCAGTTTATTGGACCGGCTGAGCGCATAGGGTGGTTTCGCCCACCGCAACGTCTGGAGGATGGGCGCCTGGGGTATCCCTTGTCGGGTCGCAGCCCTGGTCATTTACGCCGACCGGCAGCTTTGCCTCGACGCTTGCGGTTGTTGTATCCCGCGTTTGACGATGCCCAGATCGAGCGTTGGCTGGAGGCGGTAAGACGCTCAGGGCAAGACCCCGATCGGGAGATCGTGCGCTTGGAACGCGAACTGTCCAGGTTGCAGGTTGAGTTGGGGCGATGGTGTGAAAGTCTTCCCGCGACGTCGTCGCAGCGTACGCCGCGACAAAGCTTGAGCCAGGCGCTGATCGGTTGTTGGCAGCATACCCGAGGCACCCACATGTACTCGGCAACCGGCGAGTTTGAGGGCTATCGCTTGATGATCTGGGGGCTGCGCCTGGATAACTTGCCAGCCTTACCCGAGAGTGTCAGCTTTGAGCATGTTCGACAGCTCTCGTTGCGGGATATGGGGTTGCGAGACCTTCCTGCCGACTTTCTCAGGGCTTTCCCTAATGTGACCCATCTGGAATTACCCAACAATCGTGTGACCCAGCTGCCGCCGAACTTGCCGCTATTGCGCTTGTTGCGCGAGCTGGACCTCTGCGACAACAGTATCGTTCTTGATCAGACGCAAGCGCAGACGCTCAGCGACTGCGAAAGCCTGGAAGTCATCAACCTGTCGTCCAACCCCTTGGGCCGCACCTTTTCGCTCGCCCGGATGATCCGCTTGCGCAGACTGCACGTGCAGCGCACCGGCATCTCACAGTTCCCGCCGGACTTACTCAGTCGTCAGGAGTTGAATGTGGCGGACCTGCGCAATAACGCAATCACTGATGTCCCTGAGCAGTTTTACCGGCTCCCGCAGCGGTTGAGCAGTGCCATTCTGCTGGAGTGGAATCCTCTGAATCAGGGCACGGTGCAACGCCTGCGCGAGTATATGCTCGCCAATGGTTGGCACATCGCCCCAGGTTGGTTAGACATACCGGCACCTGCCCCCCATGTGGTGCGTGACCGCTGGTTGAACGCGGTGGGCGCTGATGCGCTTGCGCAGCGATCCTACACCTGGGACCAAATGCAGGGCACCGAGGGTTCGCAAGCGTTTTTTCAATTGCTGGAGCGCTTGCTGGGCACCGTCGACTTTCAGCACCGACCGTTTGTGCTGGCTGATCGGGTGTTCACCTTGCTTGAGGCCATGGGTCAGTACAGCGGGCTGCGTGAAGAACTGTTCGGCGTGATGAATAATCTGGAGTTGACCTGCCAAGACAGTGCGGCCCTGCACCTGAGCACCCTGGAGTTACGCCTGTTGGTCTGGCGTGCCTGTTATGAGGCCGGGCCGGGCCGTGAACAAAGCGCACTGGTCGAACTGGGGCGCCAGATGTGGCGCCTGGACCAGGTGGACCAGGCAGCCTTGGCGGATATTCAGGCGCGCCAGGCAGCAGGACATGATCCGGATCAGATCGAAGTAGGCTTGGCCTATCGCCTGGAGTTACGCCAACTGCTCAACCTGCCAGGCCAACCCGGTGACATGGGCTTTCGCGCAATCGCCGGCCTGGATGCTCAGCAGACCCAGCGTTTGGGTCAGCAGATTCTGGCCCGGGAGAACAATGAACGCCTGGCCGAATCACTGCTGACGCGGGACTTCTGGCTGGCCCACCTCAAGCGTGCCTATGCCTCGCGCTTCAGCGCGGTCAGTGAACCCTTCCAGATGCGCTCGACTGAGCTAATGGAGGCGGCGGACACTGCGCCGATGCGCGATGACGAATACAAGGCTGCGCAGGAGCAGATCAAAGAGGAATGGGACAGGGCGGTAGCGGCCCTGACTCGAACATTGACCTACCAGACATTGCAGTTGCCCATCGAGAGTCGGGCACCTGGTGAGGAGGGGCCGCGCCCCGGGCCGTCGACGCGTTCATGACGCCCTGGCGCCTTGTTTGAACCACATGCCTGCTGCAATGGCAGGCGTGTGTCAGCCCTGAGTAACGCCCAGTATTTCCCCTACCAACCAGTTCAGCGCCCGGTCTTGCCCACGTTGAGCCAGGTACACCAGTTCCAGCTCGAAGGCCTCCAGGGCGAACGGTAACTCATGCAGTTGCAGCGGTAGCAAGGAGGCGAAGTGCCGTGCCAGTTGCGTCGGCAGCACCACGCACAGGTCCGAAGCCGCCACCAGATGGGCCGCCTGCAAGTAATTGGGCGTGGTGTAGACGATCTGCCGTGCCAGGCCTTGTTCGCCTAGCCATTGATCGACCATGCCGCGGGTCTGGCCACCGTGTACCCAGAGGTGACGCAGGCGCAGAAAACTGTCCAGGTCCAGTGCCCCACTGAGTAGCGGATGGTCGTTGCGCAGGGCGACGTGCAAGGTTTCGCGGCGCCACAAGCGTCGGGTGAAACGCGCAGGAATCTCGTCGAAACGGCCCAAAACCAGATCGAGCTGGCCACGGTCCAGGGCGTCGACCGGCAAGCTTGGCGCCAGTGGGGCAATGTCCAGGCGCAGGTGGGGTGCGCTGTCCTGCAGGCGGGGCAGCAAGGTGGGCATGCACAGTTGTTCGACGAAGTCGGTCATGGCGATGCGAAAGGTTTGGCGGCTGTGGTGCGGGTCAAAACTGTCGCCGACGTTGAGGGTCTGCTCGATCTGCTGCAAGGCCGAGCGGATCGGGCCCTCCAGCGCCAGTGCCTTGGGCGTAGGTTGCATGCGCCGACCGATGCGTACCAGCAACGGGTCGTCGAGCAGCTCACGCAGGCGCGCCAGGGCATTGCTCACCGTCGGTTGACTGAGGGCCAGGCGTTCGGCAGCACGCGACACGTTTTGTTCGCGCAGCAGCACGTCGAGGACGCGCAGTAGATTGAGGTCAAAATTGCTTATATTCATTCTGCAAATATCACGCATATGAAAATGAAATTTCTCAAATAGTAGGCAGCTGCTTAGGGTGTCGGCAATCCTTCTTTTCGCTTGGGGAGTGTCGCTGTGAGCAATGGATTCGATGTGCAGCAGGCTGCGGTGGTAGGCGCAGGGACCATGGGCCGTGGGATTGTCATCAGTCTGGCCAGTGCCGGCATTCCGGTGTTGTGGCTTGATGCCAGCGCACCGATGGTCACGGCGGGCCTGAAAATGGCCGCCGACACCTGGGCCCACCAGGTGGTCAAGGGGCGTATCAGCGAAGCGCAGGCCGAGCAGAACCTGGCGCGGATCCGAGCGGTGGACAGCTACGCGGAACTTGCCGATGTCGACCTGGTGATCGAGGCGGTGTATGAGAACCTTGAGCTCAAGCAGGAGATTTTCCGCACCCTGGACAACGCCCTCAAACCCCGCGCGATTCTGGCCAGCAATACCTCGGCGCTGGATGTCGACGCCATTGCCGCCGTTACCCGTCGCCCGCAGCAGGTGTTAGGCCTGCACTTCTTCAGCCCGGCGCACATCATGAAACTGCTGGAAATCGTGCGGGCCAAACAGACTTCGCCCGCAGTTCTGGAGACTGCCAGGCAACTGGGCGAGCGCCTGGGCAAGGTGGCTGTGGTGGCCGGTAACTGCCGTGGTTTCATTGGCAACCGTATGCTCAAAACCTACGCCAATGAGGCACGCAAGATGCTCCTCGAAGGCGCGCTGGCGCAGCAGGTCGACGTTGCCTTGCAGGCCTTCGGTTTTGCCATGGGCCCGTTTCGCATGTACGACGTGGTCGGTGTCGACCTCGAATGGCGCGCCCGTCAGTTAGCCGGGCAGGGTATGCACAGCCCGCTGGTGCAGGTCGACAACGCCTTGTGCGAACTGGGCCGTTTTGGCCAGAAGGCCGGGCGTGGCTATTACCAGTATGCCGAGGGCAGCCGCGAAGCCGTGCATGACCCAGACGTCGATCGGCTCATCGTGCAAATCGCTGAAGGCCTGGGCTATCAGCGGCGCACCCTCAGCGATGAGGAAATTGTTGAGCGCAGCCTGCTGGCACTGGTCAACGAAGGGGCCAAGATCCTCGAGGAAAACATCGCCGCCAACAGTCATGACGTCGATCGGGTCTATCTCAACGGCTATGGCTTCCCGGCTGCCGTTGGCGGGCCACTGAGCTGGGCCGATGGCCAGGGCCTGGCATCGATTCAGGCGCGTCTGCAGCGTTTGCAGGGCACTCACGGTGCCCATTGGCAACCGGCGCCACTGATTGCCCGTCTGGTGGCCGCAGGCAAGGGTTTCGCCGCTGTGCAGGAGGGCCGGGTATGAACTATCGGGCGCCGCTGCGTGATATGCGTTTTGTCTTGCATGAACTGTTCGACCTGAGCGGGCATTGTCAGCAACTGGACATCGGCCTGGACCGCGAAACCATCGACGGTGTGCTGGAGGAGGCGGCGCGGTTTGCCGCCGAAGTGGTGGCACCGCTCAACCGCAACAGCGATGAACAGGGCTGTCGCTTGCAGGACGGCCATGTGACCACCCCGGACGGTTTCCCTCAGGCCTATAAGCGTTACGTTGAACAGGGCTGGGCGAGCATGACCGGGCCTGTAGCGTTCGGCGGCCAGGGCTTGCCGCAGATGCTCGCGGCCAGTTTCCACGAGATGCTGATGGGCGCCTCGCTGTCGTTTCGCGTTTACTCAGGGCTCACCGAAGGCACGGTGTTGGCACTGGATCGCCATGGCAGTGCCGAGCTCAAGCAGCGCTACCTGGCGCAGTTGGTCAGCGGCGAGTGGACCGGCACCATGTGCCTGACCGAACCTCAGGCCGGCACTGACCTGGCGCTGCTGCGCACTCGCGCTCAGCCGCACGCTGATGGCAGCTATCAGCTGAGCGGCAGCAAAATATTCATCAGCGGTGGCGAGCAGGACCTGAGCGACAACATCATCCACCTGGTGCTCGCACGTTTGCCCGACGCGCCACCGGGGGTCAAGGGCATCAGCTTGTTTCTGGTACCCAAGCGGTTGGTCAATGTCGACGGTTCGCTGGCTGAGCGCAATACGCTCAGTTGCGGTGCGCTGGAGCACAAGATGGGCATCAAGGGGGCCTCTACCTGTGTGATGAATTTCGACGCCGCCAGGGGATGGTTGGTGGGGGAGGCGAACCAAGGGCTGGCGTGCATGTTCACCATGATGAACGATGCGCGCTTTCAGGTTGGGCTGCAGGGCCTGGGCATTGCTGAAGCGGCGTTCCAGGGGGGGCTGGCATATGCCCGCGAGCGCTTGCAGTCGCGCTCACTCAGCGGCCCGCAGGCCCCGGAAAAGCCCGCCGATCCGATCATCGTCCACCCCGATGTGCGACGCATGTTGCTGACCCAGAAAACCCTCAGCGAAGGCTGCCGTATGCTGGCTGCCTATACCGCCCGCCAGCTTGATCTCGAACACCGCTGCAGCGCTGCCAAACGGCGTGCGGCATTATTGATTCCGATCGTCAAAGCCTTCTTTACCGATTGCGGTCAGGAGGTCGCCAGCCTTGGTGTGCAGCTGTACGGCGGGCACGGCTTCATTCGCGAGTGGGGCATGGAACAGTTGATGCGCGACAGCCGCATCACCCAGCTCTACGAGGGCACCAACGGCATCCAGGCGCTGGATTTGATTCGACGCAAACTGCTCGGTGACGGCGGTCTTGAGCTCAACGCACTGATCGATGAGCTGCTCACCGAAACGGCGCAGGCAACCGCGCAGATGCAAATGGCCGAGCAGGTCGGCCAGCAGTTGCAGCAGTGGCGAGCATTGGCCGAGTCGGTGCTGCAGGCCTGTGCGCATGACCCTGAAGAGATTGGCGCCATGTCGGTGGATTTTCTCGCCTACTCGGCCTACACGGTGTTGGCCGCACTCTGGTTGCAAGCGGCTGAATGCGCCAGCCAAGCCCTGGCGGCGGGCACTGACGAAGCGGCGTTTTATCAGGCCAAACTGCACGCGGCCGACTTTTACCTGCGCCGGGTATTGCCACGGGCTGCTGCCCATCGCCAGGCTTTGCTGGCCGGTGCCGGGTGCCTGATGCGCTTGTCGGAGGCCGACTTCGCGTTCTGATCATTTCTGCGGACATCACAACAACAATGAGGGACGCCGCATGCAGTCATTCAGTTTTGCGAGCACCGCGCAGATTCTCTGCGAAGCAGGTGCCGCTGTGCACCTTGCCCGCCTGTGCCGCGAGCGCGGGGCACGCTCGGTATTGATCGTCACCGATCCGGGCCTCGCTCGCCTGGGCTTGCTCGAACCGTCGCTGCCAGGCTTTGCCGAGCAGGGGCTGGCGGTGCAGGTGTTTGACCAGGTGCTGGCGGATCCGCCACAAGCCTGTGTGCTGGAAGGGGTGCAACTGGCGCGGGCGATGCAGGCCGATGCCATCGTCGGCTTCGGCGGCGGCAGCTCCATGGATGTTGCCAAGCTGGTGGCCTTGCTGGCGCACCCGCACTGCCAGCAAGCGCTGAGCGATCTTTACGGTGTCGACCAGGCCAAGGGCCGGCGCCTGCCGCTGATTCAAGTGCCGACCACCGCCGGCACTGGCTCGGAGGTGACGCCAATCGCCATTGTTACTACCGGCGAGCACACCAAGATGGGCGTGGTCTCAACCCTGTTGTTGCCGGACCTGGCGCTGCTTGATGCCGACCTGACCGTTGGCTTGCCGCCAGCGGTCACCGCTGCCACCGGTATCGATGCCATGGTCCACGCCATCGAAGCCTACACCAGCAAGCTCAAGCGTAACCCGCTGTCCAACCTGTTGGCCCGCGAAGCCTTGCACATGCTCGCCAGCAACCTCGATCAGGCGGTGCACATCGGCAGTAACCGCGAGGCACGTCAGGCCATGTTGCTCGGTGCGTGCCTGGCCGGTCAGGCCTTTGCCAATGCGCCAGTCGCCGCGGTGCATGCGTTGGCCTATCCGTTGGGCGGGCACTTTCATATTCCCCATGGGCTGTCCAATGCACTGGTGCTGCCCCATGTACTGCGTTTCAACGCCGAGGTAGCGGCGCCTTTGTATGCCCAGCTCGCACCGCTGTTGCTCGGTGAGCGCTTGCGACCTGGTGATACACGTAGCCTGAGTGAACAGTTCGTCAGCGAGCTGGCCGAGCTCAGCCCGCGTTGCGGCTTGCCGACGCGCTTGCGCGATGCCGGGGTGCCAGAGAGCAGCCTTGCACAACTGGCCCGTGACGCCATGCTCCAGCAGCGCTTGCTGGTGAACAATCCGCGTGAGGTCAGCGAGGCTGATGCACTGATGATCTATCGGCAGGCGTACTGAAATGGAACAACCGTTACGCGACGCCTTTCGCCATTTCCATTCGATCACCACGCGCTGGCACGACAACGACCTCTATGGCCACGTCAACAACGTCGTCTACTACAGCTTTTTCGACAGTGCGGTGAACACCTACCTGATCGAGCAGGGCGGGCTGGATATTCACCAGGGTGAGGTGGTCGCTTTTGTGGTCAATTCCAGCTGTGACTATTTTGCCTCCATTGCCTTCCCCGAGCGCATTGAGGTCGGCCTGTCGGTGAGCAAACTGGGTAACAGCTCAGTGCATTACACACTGGGTATTTTCAAGGCCGGCGAGCAGCAGGCGTGTGCGGCGGGACGCTTTGTCCACGTCTTCGTCGAGCGCGCCAGCAACCGCTCGCAGCCTATCCCTGAACCCCTGCGAGCGGCATTGAGCCGTTTGCTCTGTGACTGACCTGGAGGCCTACTGCGCGCAGCCCCTGGGTATCGGCCCGACACGGCTCATCGTCAACGGCGGTGCTCATGCCATTGGCCACCCCTATGGCATGAGCGGCGCGCGCAGGGTCGGCCATGCCTTGCTCGAAGGTAAACGCCGTGGGGTGAAGTACGTGGTAGTGAGCATGTGCGTCGGTGGCGGCATGGGCGCGGCGGGTTTGTTCAAGGTGCTCTGAGGTTGCTCAGCGCGCGCGGTAGGCACCGGGCGCGCAGTCGAACCAGCGCAAGCTGGCGCGATGGAAGCTTTGCACGTCGCTGTAGCCGAGCTGGTCGGCGATCTGTACCAGCTCCAGTGCGCTGCCGTGCAGTAAGTCTTCGGCGCGGTAGCGGCGGTACTCGTCGAGCAATTGCGAGAAACTCCAGCCCAAGGCCCTCAAACGCCGTGCCGCCGTGCGTTCGAGCAGGTGCTGCCCCTGGTAAAACAGCGGCCAGCGTTCGCTATCGGCCAGGTGCACGGCCAGGTGGTCGCTGGCCAGCTCCAGCAGGGTCGGT
Protein-coding sequences here:
- a CDS encoding LysR family transcriptional regulator encodes the protein MNISNFDLNLLRVLDVLLREQNVSRAAERLALSQPTVSNALARLRELLDDPLLVRIGRRMQPTPKALALEGPIRSALQQIEQTLNVGDSFDPHHSRQTFRIAMTDFVEQLCMPTLLPRLQDSAPHLRLDIAPLAPSLPVDALDRGQLDLVLGRFDEIPARFTRRLWRRETLHVALRNDHPLLSGALDLDSFLRLRHLWVHGGQTRGMVDQWLGEQGLARQIVYTTPNYLQAAHLVAASDLCVVLPTQLARHFASLLPLQLHELPFALEAFELELVYLAQRGQDRALNWLVGEILGVTQG
- a CDS encoding NEL-type E3 ubiquitin ligase domain-containing protein, with protein sequence MPASNDDGTTKTPLQISFEAYQDGFIGHALPAWLRTARVEQLTALKEAMVLSLYFNQRTRSALAGLQSIDSFTLPLLQQALGPRLDAQRLQFVMGRKEPVITSQPIGSPVTAAVYANIPLLEAALRNFNEEETRPGGYLAGNRLLDPHDAQTELPTPDVFARACRQLDLGKRYQQHLDSVLSPAEGVDEQPGEGRRRVASLIARMQRYSMLVDAHIAWIKGQLHADEHQLLVKLCGLQSPINLNDDPVIPKQLSLLGCWLEGIVVLDVRDETFSPLYTSSNRVLVYIPGDPLTPWRAYPSLRHFANDLGRRLRIGSYQNFFRRFVRRRDSQRFFSRVVSGYADVSDLANIDLHERMLAFDGRLFDSLAHASIQRIKDDAAMIAVPTSAVDREVQREHDERLAAEGWTLLNLAGLFVPVLGALLLAMAAWDLLRGVYHGVQAWREGDTHEALDHVLNVAIDLAVIAATAAGIHAVRGAWQRSTVVDSLIPAQLNDGSQRLWNQDLSAYRSEIPPAAAVQDPEGLFHLGSQAWIEMDGYYYAVRQRNGTWCLSSRNGHAPGLVHNGAGAWRLWSEQPAEWEDPYRLFRRLGRFYQTFNDQQIDEILTATNLKPDQLRALHAYARAPDACFVDTCERFALDQRIRVAILQLSQEHEVEDQQVLDAIRVLPGAEGLSEPLLVSLVMRQRRSLFQQLYDANLAGHSDETALLRRDFPGLHARAAIAVLEAAGTAQRERLLESGRVPLPMAEAARTAVRQIRVARVYEALYLHTPQSLDLARVCLKLCGKLPGAPAGQRWRLFDVTLQGPALLAVGEGEGDRCLDMLHHAGDFQLFDDQGRSLAGPGEFFSVMAAGFDDAERDAMDVSEPFAHNLRVLLAAQAKVQRQEVGQFIGPAERIGWFRPPQRLEDGRLGYPLSGRSPGHLRRPAALPRRLRLLYPAFDDAQIERWLEAVRRSGQDPDREIVRLERELSRLQVELGRWCESLPATSSQRTPRQSLSQALIGCWQHTRGTHMYSATGEFEGYRLMIWGLRLDNLPALPESVSFEHVRQLSLRDMGLRDLPADFLRAFPNVTHLELPNNRVTQLPPNLPLLRLLRELDLCDNSIVLDQTQAQTLSDCESLEVINLSSNPLGRTFSLARMIRLRRLHVQRTGISQFPPDLLSRQELNVADLRNNAITDVPEQFYRLPQRLSSAILLEWNPLNQGTVQRLREYMLANGWHIAPGWLDIPAPAPHVVRDRWLNAVGADALAQRSYTWDQMQGTEGSQAFFQLLERLLGTVDFQHRPFVLADRVFTLLEAMGQYSGLREELFGVMNNLELTCQDSAALHLSTLELRLLVWRACYEAGPGREQSALVELGRQMWRLDQVDQAALADIQARQAAGHDPDQIEVGLAYRLELRQLLNLPGQPGDMGFRAIAGLDAQQTQRLGQQILARENNERLAESLLTRDFWLAHLKRAYASRFSAVSEPFQMRSTELMEAADTAPMRDDEYKAAQEQIKEEWDRAVAALTRTLTYQTLQLPIESRAPGEEGPRPGPSTRS
- a CDS encoding iron-containing alcohol dehydrogenase gives rise to the protein MQSFSFASTAQILCEAGAAVHLARLCRERGARSVLIVTDPGLARLGLLEPSLPGFAEQGLAVQVFDQVLADPPQACVLEGVQLARAMQADAIVGFGGGSSMDVAKLVALLAHPHCQQALSDLYGVDQAKGRRLPLIQVPTTAGTGSEVTPIAIVTTGEHTKMGVVSTLLLPDLALLDADLTVGLPPAVTAATGIDAMVHAIEAYTSKLKRNPLSNLLAREALHMLASNLDQAVHIGSNREARQAMLLGACLAGQAFANAPVAAVHALAYPLGGHFHIPHGLSNALVLPHVLRFNAEVAAPLYAQLAPLLLGERLRPGDTRSLSEQFVSELAELSPRCGLPTRLRDAGVPESSLAQLARDAMLQQRLLVNNPREVSEADALMIYRQAY
- a CDS encoding 3-hydroxyacyl-CoA dehydrogenase, whose product is MSNGFDVQQAAVVGAGTMGRGIVISLASAGIPVLWLDASAPMVTAGLKMAADTWAHQVVKGRISEAQAEQNLARIRAVDSYAELADVDLVIEAVYENLELKQEIFRTLDNALKPRAILASNTSALDVDAIAAVTRRPQQVLGLHFFSPAHIMKLLEIVRAKQTSPAVLETARQLGERLGKVAVVAGNCRGFIGNRMLKTYANEARKMLLEGALAQQVDVALQAFGFAMGPFRMYDVVGVDLEWRARQLAGQGMHSPLVQVDNALCELGRFGQKAGRGYYQYAEGSREAVHDPDVDRLIVQIAEGLGYQRRTLSDEEIVERSLLALVNEGAKILEENIAANSHDVDRVYLNGYGFPAAVGGPLSWADGQGLASIQARLQRLQGTHGAHWQPAPLIARLVAAGKGFAAVQEGRV
- a CDS encoding acyl-CoA dehydrogenase C-terminal domain-containing protein, translated to MNYRAPLRDMRFVLHELFDLSGHCQQLDIGLDRETIDGVLEEAARFAAEVVAPLNRNSDEQGCRLQDGHVTTPDGFPQAYKRYVEQGWASMTGPVAFGGQGLPQMLAASFHEMLMGASLSFRVYSGLTEGTVLALDRHGSAELKQRYLAQLVSGEWTGTMCLTEPQAGTDLALLRTRAQPHADGSYQLSGSKIFISGGEQDLSDNIIHLVLARLPDAPPGVKGISLFLVPKRLVNVDGSLAERNTLSCGALEHKMGIKGASTCVMNFDAARGWLVGEANQGLACMFTMMNDARFQVGLQGLGIAEAAFQGGLAYARERLQSRSLSGPQAPEKPADPIIVHPDVRRMLLTQKTLSEGCRMLAAYTARQLDLEHRCSAAKRRAALLIPIVKAFFTDCGQEVASLGVQLYGGHGFIREWGMEQLMRDSRITQLYEGTNGIQALDLIRRKLLGDGGLELNALIDELLTETAQATAQMQMAEQVGQQLQQWRALAESVLQACAHDPEEIGAMSVDFLAYSAYTVLAALWLQAAECASQALAAGTDEAAFYQAKLHAADFYLRRVLPRAAAHRQALLAGAGCLMRLSEADFAF
- a CDS encoding acyl-CoA thioesterase, yielding MEQPLRDAFRHFHSITTRWHDNDLYGHVNNVVYYSFFDSAVNTYLIEQGGLDIHQGEVVAFVVNSSCDYFASIAFPERIEVGLSVSKLGNSSVHYTLGIFKAGEQQACAAGRFVHVFVERASNRSQPIPEPLRAALSRLLCD